The following coding sequences lie in one Corynebacterium deserti GIMN1.010 genomic window:
- a CDS encoding enolase C-terminal domain-like protein: MSKIVSVNTTDVRFPTSLELDGSDAVNVDPDYSAAYVEISTDEGEKGYGLVFTCGRGNELVTAAMESYGDLLLGRETEELIYNLGDASRRLVHDSQLRWLGPEKGVSHMACGGLVNALWDIRARHEQKPLWLLLSEMSPEELVSTVDFTHIRNVLTPGDATAILERGQENKQERIAQLKESGFPAYTTTPGWLGYSDEKLVRLSKEAVQDGFGMIKLKVAGNLEDDKRRLALARSAVGPDIHIAIDANQRWEEQEAIDWVNQLQEYNPYWIEEPTSTDDILAHAAIRKGVHPVKVATGEAVHNRIIFKQLLQAGAIDVMQIDSTRVAGVNENIANLLLAAHFEVPVCPHAGGVGLCELVQHFSFFDYAVVSGSMENRMIEFVDHLHEHFVEPVEISNGRYQAPELPGIGAEMLQPAVERWAFAAGAGW, translated from the coding sequence ATGTCGAAAATCGTGTCCGTTAATACAACGGATGTCCGTTTCCCTACGTCTCTGGAACTCGATGGTTCCGATGCTGTGAATGTAGATCCCGATTACTCCGCCGCCTACGTGGAAATCTCTACCGATGAGGGGGAGAAAGGCTACGGATTGGTGTTCACATGTGGCCGAGGCAATGAACTGGTCACTGCTGCAATGGAAAGTTATGGCGATCTGCTTCTCGGGCGAGAAACCGAGGAACTGATCTATAACCTCGGTGACGCATCACGTCGCCTGGTCCATGATTCACAGTTGCGTTGGCTGGGGCCCGAAAAAGGCGTTTCTCACATGGCTTGTGGGGGTTTGGTAAACGCACTGTGGGATATCCGAGCTCGACACGAGCAGAAACCTCTCTGGCTTTTGCTCAGTGAGATGTCTCCGGAAGAGCTGGTCAGCACGGTTGATTTCACTCATATCCGGAATGTCCTTACCCCCGGGGACGCTACAGCAATCCTAGAGCGCGGTCAGGAGAATAAGCAGGAGCGAATCGCGCAGTTGAAGGAGTCCGGATTTCCGGCCTATACCACTACCCCAGGATGGCTTGGTTACAGCGACGAGAAACTGGTTCGTCTCTCGAAAGAAGCAGTCCAGGACGGTTTCGGGATGATCAAGTTGAAAGTCGCAGGAAACCTGGAGGACGATAAGCGGCGCTTAGCTCTAGCCCGCTCAGCAGTGGGACCAGACATCCACATTGCAATCGATGCGAATCAGAGGTGGGAAGAACAAGAGGCCATCGACTGGGTCAACCAGCTGCAGGAATATAACCCCTACTGGATTGAAGAGCCCACCAGTACAGATGACATTCTTGCTCACGCTGCTATCCGTAAAGGTGTGCACCCGGTGAAGGTAGCTACAGGTGAAGCGGTACATAACCGCATCATTTTCAAGCAGCTGTTGCAAGCCGGCGCCATCGATGTGATGCAGATTGATTCCACACGAGTGGCAGGTGTCAATGAGAACATCGCCAACTTGCTCCTCGCCGCTCACTTCGAGGTTCCTGTTTGTCCCCACGCCGGCGGAGTGGGCCTGTGCGAATTGGTTCAGCACTTTTCGTTCTTTGATTACGCTGTCGTCAGTGGGTCAATGGAGAATCGAATGATCGAATTCGTGGATCATCTTCATGAGCACTTTGTCGAGCCCGTGGAAATCTCGAACGGTAGGTATCAGGCTCCAGAGCTTCCTGGAATTGGTGCGGAGATGCTCCAGCCTGCTGTTGAGCGGTGGGCTTTCGCTGCCGGCGCTGGTTGGTAA
- a CDS encoding GntR family transcriptional regulator, with the protein MSEVVPPPNGEKKDIYSILRARILDLQLPPDSKVTIDAIAREMNVSHTPVREALRQLEGDNLIVKAPRRGYRTTSLLNFDQLRELFELRLLIEPWAARSAATNSLSNPSRALSSELEGFLRKRDAEDNIRHSLVTHDMQFHDHILQASRNTFVHQAIETTHSHLHLFRLYPGDWTGEQTVGEHRLIAEAIQACDPDAAEQAMRDHLMGAYYRFAGAFEKHEDVGPRPVPITQLY; encoded by the coding sequence ATGAGTGAGGTTGTTCCCCCTCCTAACGGAGAGAAGAAAGATATTTACAGTATCCTTCGAGCCCGGATTTTGGATCTTCAACTTCCTCCGGATAGCAAGGTAACTATCGATGCTATCGCCCGGGAAATGAACGTGTCGCATACTCCTGTGCGTGAAGCCCTACGACAGCTCGAGGGTGACAACCTGATTGTTAAGGCTCCTAGGAGGGGCTACCGCACCACCTCTTTGCTCAACTTCGATCAATTGCGTGAACTGTTCGAATTGCGCCTACTCATTGAGCCATGGGCTGCTCGAAGCGCCGCGACCAATAGCCTGAGTAATCCTAGCCGGGCCCTCTCATCTGAGTTGGAGGGGTTCCTACGTAAACGGGATGCAGAAGACAATATTCGCCACTCTCTGGTCACTCACGATATGCAATTTCATGACCATATCCTGCAGGCCAGTCGTAATACGTTTGTGCATCAAGCAATCGAAACTACACATTCTCATCTTCACTTGTTCCGTCTATACCCAGGAGATTGGACGGGTGAACAGACTGTTGGAGAGCATCGGTTGATTGCGGAAGCGATCCAGGCGTGTGATCCCGATGCTGCAGAGCAAGCGATGCGTGATCATCTCATGGGCGCGTATTACCGTTTCGCCGGAGCATTCGAAAAGCACGAAGACGTGGGGCCACGGCCGGTTCCGATTACGCAGTTGTATTGA
- a CDS encoding SDR family NAD(P)-dependent oxidoreductase gives MDKFENLRVIITGGASGIGFATARQLLARGAYVAILDLNIDSIPDGAVAHQCDVGNRESVEAAVESAARSLQAIDVVINSAGIGSIGSVEDHDDEDWFRVLNVNVTGIARVSTAALPYLRQSSSPAIVNVSSIAATHGLPQRALYSASKGAVAALTRAMAADYIHEGIRVNCVTPGTADTAWVRRLLESAKDPVDERKALEARQPHGRLVSPDEVAASIMFLVDPANGSTTGTSLAVDSGMHGLLVRPVA, from the coding sequence GTGGATAAATTTGAAAACCTCCGCGTTATAATCACGGGCGGAGCCTCAGGAATTGGCTTTGCCACCGCCAGGCAACTGTTAGCTCGCGGTGCCTATGTTGCGATTCTCGATCTCAATATTGATTCCATCCCAGACGGGGCTGTTGCCCATCAGTGTGATGTGGGCAATCGAGAATCAGTGGAAGCCGCAGTTGAGTCTGCAGCCCGGTCCCTGCAGGCCATCGATGTCGTTATTAATAGTGCGGGAATTGGATCTATCGGCTCGGTAGAAGACCATGATGATGAAGACTGGTTTAGGGTGCTCAATGTCAATGTTACTGGCATTGCGCGGGTTTCCACAGCTGCACTCCCATACTTACGACAGTCCTCTTCCCCAGCAATTGTGAATGTCTCATCAATTGCTGCCACACACGGTTTGCCTCAGCGTGCCCTTTATTCTGCAAGTAAAGGGGCTGTCGCGGCTCTCACCCGTGCAATGGCAGCCGACTACATCCATGAAGGGATTCGAGTGAATTGTGTGACCCCTGGGACTGCGGATACTGCTTGGGTTAGAAGGCTGCTGGAATCTGCTAAGGATCCAGTAGATGAAAGAAAGGCACTGGAAGCGCGTCAGCCACATGGGCGCCTGGTATCTCCAGATGAGGTCGCAGCCTCCATCATGTTTCTCGTCGATCCGGCTAATGGCTCTACCACTGGCACATCCCTGGCTGTGGATAGCGGTATGCACGGCCTCCTCGTACGCCCGGTCGCGTAA
- a CDS encoding aldehyde dehydrogenase (NADP(+)), which yields MNTYLTPVTTPEMVDQAAHWAHEAHLISAQQTPEIRASWLVSVAQGLRDNSDELIALAMTDTNLSRKRLEGELTRSAFQLELLAEEIRSGVALDAVIDHADPHWGMGPRPDIRRVNVPLGVIGVFGASNFPFAFSVIGGDSASALAAGCAVLHKIHPGHLALARRTAEIVIDVLHGAGAPDGLFGVVEGREAAVALVQHPLVKAIGFTGSTAGGRALFDLACARPEPVPFFGELGSINPVFVLPGAWGRRQEEILAGYANSFTMGMGQFCTKPGLLFVPAGEKENGGYEKLVALLREVQLDKLLTPGLHESYLTTRDEVSKLAGIKVLVPGSDDEKPEPTVFTIDIHDVRYNPEVLHREMFGPATILVEYEDTAQLVELAGQLQGQLTVTLHADDDDDLTTLMEAITAKTGRVVFNEWPTGVTVSYAQHHGGPYPATTAPSATSVGTASIGRFMRPVAYQGLPDSALPPSIQESNPWGIARRVDGQFHPAAGDGATDEF from the coding sequence ATGAATACTTATCTAACTCCTGTGACAACTCCGGAAATGGTTGACCAGGCTGCCCATTGGGCCCATGAAGCTCATCTGATCTCTGCACAGCAAACGCCTGAAATTCGAGCCTCGTGGCTTGTTTCCGTCGCTCAGGGACTGCGAGACAATTCGGATGAACTGATAGCTCTAGCTATGACGGACACCAACTTGTCCAGAAAGCGTCTCGAAGGAGAGCTGACTCGTAGTGCTTTCCAACTTGAACTTCTCGCCGAGGAGATTCGTTCAGGAGTGGCTCTGGACGCGGTCATTGATCATGCAGATCCCCACTGGGGAATGGGGCCACGCCCTGATATTCGTCGGGTGAACGTGCCTCTTGGAGTGATCGGTGTTTTCGGAGCCTCGAACTTCCCCTTTGCCTTCAGTGTCATCGGCGGGGATAGTGCTTCCGCCTTGGCGGCGGGATGCGCTGTTTTGCACAAGATCCACCCGGGACACCTCGCTCTTGCCCGGCGTACCGCAGAGATCGTTATTGATGTTCTGCACGGCGCAGGCGCCCCCGATGGATTGTTTGGAGTGGTGGAGGGCCGTGAGGCTGCAGTTGCTCTTGTGCAGCATCCTCTCGTGAAAGCTATCGGTTTCACTGGCTCCACTGCAGGTGGCCGTGCATTATTTGATCTGGCCTGCGCGCGACCGGAACCGGTCCCGTTTTTTGGTGAACTTGGCAGTATCAACCCTGTTTTCGTTCTTCCAGGAGCATGGGGTAGACGTCAGGAAGAGATACTCGCAGGCTATGCAAACTCCTTCACCATGGGAATGGGGCAGTTCTGCACGAAGCCTGGGCTCTTGTTTGTCCCGGCAGGGGAGAAGGAAAATGGCGGTTATGAAAAACTAGTCGCCCTACTCCGCGAAGTTCAGCTTGATAAACTGCTGACACCGGGCCTACATGAGTCTTATCTCACTACCCGTGATGAAGTATCCAAGTTGGCGGGGATAAAAGTGTTGGTTCCCGGTTCAGATGACGAAAAGCCCGAGCCGACAGTCTTCACGATCGATATTCACGATGTTCGCTATAACCCAGAGGTGTTACATCGTGAGATGTTCGGGCCCGCCACGATCCTGGTGGAGTATGAAGACACTGCGCAGTTGGTGGAACTAGCCGGTCAACTGCAAGGCCAGTTGACCGTTACTCTCCATGCGGATGACGACGATGATCTCACAACATTAATGGAGGCGATAACCGCTAAGACCGGACGCGTAGTGTTCAACGAGTGGCCGACTGGGGTCACAGTATCTTACGCACAACATCACGGTGGCCCCTACCCTGCTACGACAGCTCCCAGTGCGACATCAGTAGGCACTGCATCTATTGGCCGCTTCATGCGGCCGGTGGCTTACCAAGGACTGCCCGACTCAGCCCTGCCTCCATCAATTCAGGAAAGTAACCCGTGGGGTATCGCGCGGCGGGTAGATGGCCAATTCCACCCGGCAGCTGGGGACGGAGCCACCGATGAATTCTGA
- a CDS encoding type ISP restriction/modification enzyme: protein MFPAESPTIGFDKTVAKLVTDLAAIERELLLDARGNPEDQLKAPLTSFLSDAASALVSKIHVTTEHRQTVGDVVEGVRLDMAIKRGKGQLVGHIELKSPGKSANPYRKTGWTPHDRKQWSKLELHPNLIYSNGWEWTLLRHGAGQPLVHVTLEPRADGTVPGDQVDSLRQLLDQFLTWRPLAPSSPKALADQLAPLTAFLRDSVIDVLTHPSPTPTGLPALYQKWQADLMPGATPREFADSFAQTFTYALLLARIESSQDDETFTATSVTDSLLRNGHKLIGSVLELMAQPTNREAVEGAVGLLESTIGAVNPDKLTEKSDPWLYFYEDFLASYDPKMRKDAGVYYTPVEIVRLQVRLLDDILRSRFGRQRGLGTEDVNVLDPAAGTGAYPLAVAEHVLADSPAPQDDARSLAQRLFAFELLVGPYSVAHLRMTQMLEKTGISLGKEGVQVFLTNTLTDPGDISDDYQQISFWEIEQNLNEETRRAGLVKNQQTRIKVILGNPPYDRGSRGKALGTGSTRFPNIILEEVDGNPPLLEDFITPLKEIGAGGQAKNLYNSYIYFIRWAIWKACEQHKDEAGVVSFITSSSYLRGPGFAGLREYMRKAFDEIWIIDLGGEGRGARKDENVFNIQTPVAIFFGIQWEKNSKGQARKHSDRVRTRAKIRYIRVEGTKKEKLSSLKEISTPDSQNNPWVQLSNTDWHAKFVPDSAAGLAEFAPLDWVFPWVQSGAQYKRKWPIGVTPNALRKRWRELFSTGEVDPAAFVQDRDLLVSSEKTDVFSAEQLPPLTAPTASTSMVKPVRYGYRSFDRQWCLPDHRVGTYIRQQFWDCLSADQLYFATVTSTPLGGGPALTVSPYVPDLDYFRGSYGAKNIHPLYRSSDARPANISSCLLLVLTDTYGQEISPKDVALYTFGLLGTGAYTARFQDELEESAARVPFTTNYELFKETRDFGQSLIFEQTWGERGSELNQFGQPTRARFQGQAQIQLETPSTSYPERWIYDAESHQLTVGEAVFTQVLPEVMAFNVSGMNVVGSWLGYRMKEPAGKSSSPLDRIQAETWELDRELLELLWQVEFFVKAEPEGARLLEEVATGDLVPVKLLGPPETSETKAPKRKKINQEEIF, encoded by the coding sequence ATGTTTCCAGCAGAATCTCCCACTATCGGTTTCGACAAAACGGTGGCAAAGCTCGTCACTGATCTCGCCGCGATTGAACGGGAACTCTTGCTAGACGCCCGGGGAAATCCCGAAGACCAGCTCAAGGCTCCACTGACTTCGTTTCTCAGCGATGCTGCTTCCGCCCTGGTCAGCAAGATCCATGTGACCACCGAGCATCGCCAGACTGTCGGCGATGTGGTGGAGGGTGTGCGTCTGGATATGGCCATAAAAAGAGGTAAAGGCCAGCTCGTCGGGCATATTGAACTGAAATCACCGGGGAAAAGTGCCAACCCTTACCGTAAAACGGGATGGACCCCGCACGACCGCAAACAATGGTCGAAACTCGAACTCCATCCCAACCTCATCTACTCCAACGGCTGGGAATGGACGCTGTTGCGCCACGGAGCGGGACAACCCCTCGTCCACGTCACTTTGGAACCACGTGCCGATGGCACTGTCCCCGGCGACCAGGTTGATTCACTGCGGCAACTGCTTGACCAGTTTCTGACGTGGCGGCCCCTGGCCCCGTCGTCTCCGAAGGCCCTCGCCGACCAACTGGCACCCTTGACCGCTTTTCTCCGTGATTCAGTGATCGACGTCCTCACACACCCCTCACCGACACCGACGGGCCTGCCCGCGCTCTACCAGAAATGGCAGGCCGACCTCATGCCCGGAGCCACGCCTAGAGAGTTCGCCGACAGCTTCGCGCAAACCTTCACCTACGCCCTTCTCCTCGCCCGCATCGAGTCCTCCCAAGATGACGAGACGTTCACCGCCACCTCAGTTACCGACTCACTGCTGCGAAACGGACACAAACTGATCGGCTCGGTGCTCGAGCTCATGGCCCAGCCCACCAACCGAGAGGCAGTGGAAGGAGCAGTAGGACTTCTCGAATCCACCATCGGCGCGGTCAACCCCGACAAACTGACCGAAAAATCCGATCCCTGGCTCTACTTCTACGAAGACTTCCTTGCCTCTTATGACCCGAAAATGCGCAAGGACGCCGGCGTCTACTACACCCCCGTGGAGATCGTACGCCTCCAGGTCCGCCTCCTCGACGACATCCTGCGCAGCCGCTTCGGCCGCCAACGCGGTCTGGGTACAGAGGATGTCAACGTCCTCGATCCGGCTGCCGGCACAGGCGCGTACCCCCTGGCGGTCGCCGAGCACGTCTTAGCGGATTCACCGGCTCCTCAAGATGACGCCCGCAGCCTCGCCCAGCGGCTGTTCGCCTTCGAACTGCTCGTGGGCCCCTACTCGGTTGCTCATCTCCGGATGACCCAGATGCTAGAGAAAACCGGCATCAGCCTTGGTAAGGAAGGAGTTCAGGTATTTTTGACCAACACTCTGACCGATCCTGGTGACATCTCCGATGACTACCAGCAAATTTCCTTCTGGGAAATCGAACAAAACCTCAACGAAGAAACCCGCCGGGCTGGCCTGGTCAAAAACCAGCAGACCCGCATCAAGGTCATCCTCGGCAACCCTCCCTACGACCGCGGATCAAGAGGAAAGGCCCTGGGCACCGGGTCCACGCGCTTTCCCAACATCATCCTGGAAGAAGTCGACGGCAACCCACCGCTGTTGGAGGACTTCATCACTCCCCTCAAAGAGATCGGGGCCGGCGGCCAGGCGAAGAATCTCTATAACAGCTACATCTACTTCATCCGCTGGGCCATCTGGAAAGCCTGCGAACAGCACAAGGACGAAGCCGGTGTCGTCTCCTTCATCACCTCATCGTCCTACCTCCGCGGACCTGGGTTTGCTGGCCTGCGTGAGTACATGCGTAAAGCCTTTGATGAGATCTGGATCATCGACCTCGGAGGGGAAGGACGTGGGGCACGCAAGGACGAGAACGTCTTCAACATCCAGACCCCGGTGGCGATCTTCTTCGGTATCCAGTGGGAAAAAAACTCCAAGGGTCAAGCCCGAAAGCATAGTGATCGAGTCAGAACAAGGGCGAAAATCCGCTACATCCGAGTGGAAGGAACCAAAAAAGAGAAGCTATCTTCCCTCAAAGAAATCTCGACTCCAGATTCTCAAAATAATCCCTGGGTCCAGCTATCAAACACGGACTGGCATGCGAAGTTCGTTCCTGACAGTGCAGCAGGGCTGGCCGAATTCGCCCCCCTCGATTGGGTGTTTCCATGGGTGCAATCCGGTGCGCAATACAAACGAAAATGGCCTATTGGGGTTACTCCTAATGCTTTGAGGAAGCGCTGGAGGGAACTCTTCTCTACAGGAGAAGTCGATCCCGCTGCTTTCGTTCAGGACCGAGACCTCTTAGTTTCCTCCGAAAAGACGGATGTGTTTTCTGCGGAACAGCTTCCTCCTTTGACCGCCCCAACAGCTAGTACCAGTATGGTGAAGCCGGTTCGATATGGATACCGTAGTTTCGATCGACAGTGGTGTCTCCCAGATCATCGAGTAGGTACCTACATAAGACAGCAGTTCTGGGACTGTCTTTCTGCTGACCAGCTATATTTTGCGACAGTTACTTCGACGCCCCTTGGAGGGGGGCCAGCGTTAACTGTAAGTCCCTACGTTCCGGACTTGGATTATTTCCGTGGATCTTATGGGGCGAAGAACATTCACCCCCTCTACCGGAGCTCGGATGCGAGGCCTGCGAACATTTCTAGCTGCTTACTTTTAGTGCTGACCGACACCTATGGGCAAGAAATATCTCCGAAGGACGTCGCTCTATACACTTTCGGCCTATTGGGGACAGGCGCTTACACCGCGCGTTTCCAGGATGAATTAGAAGAATCGGCAGCCAGAGTCCCGTTCACCACCAACTATGAACTGTTCAAGGAAACTAGAGACTTCGGGCAGTCGTTGATCTTCGAGCAGACCTGGGGCGAGAGAGGCAGCGAACTTAACCAATTCGGGCAGCCTACCCGCGCACGATTCCAAGGGCAGGCTCAAATCCAGTTGGAAACGCCCTCAACTTCGTACCCGGAAAGGTGGATCTACGACGCCGAATCCCATCAGCTCACTGTAGGAGAAGCCGTGTTCACCCAGGTCCTTCCTGAAGTGATGGCTTTTAACGTTTCCGGCATGAATGTCGTGGGCTCTTGGCTGGGATACCGGATGAAAGAACCAGCTGGCAAGTCCTCATCTCCCCTTGACCGTATCCAGGCTGAAACGTGGGAACTCGACCGTGAGCTCTTGGAACTGCTGTGGCAGGTCGAATTCTTTGTGAAGGCAGAACCAGAAGGCGCACGTTTACTGGAGGAAGTGGCTACAGGAGACCTAGTCCCAGTCAAACTCCTCGGACCTCCCGAAACGAGCGAGACCAAGGCCCCGAAGAGAAAGAAGATCAACCAGGAAGAGATCTTCTAG
- a CDS encoding fumarylacetoacetate hydrolase family protein, with amino-acid sequence MEFMRLGSAGKEIPVVRHEGNYYHLGDIADDIDGPFLARDGISEVRQALSEGSLNKIDNADQLRIGPPISQPGALVCIGQNYAAHAAESGDLPPEEPIIFFKHPNTIIGPFDDVIIPPGAEKVDWEVELAIVMGSHASYLASHEEALECIAGFTISNDVSERDYQIAHSGGQWSKGKCCPTFNPLGPALVPLEDLADPQALRLSSQVNGEVRQDSTTADMIFSVAEIVRHLSHYMALEPGDIINTGTPEGVALSGRFPYLRNGDSMTMRIEGLGEQRQKLVDYSEAFALNAV; translated from the coding sequence ATGGAATTCATGCGACTCGGTTCTGCAGGTAAGGAAATTCCTGTAGTGCGTCATGAGGGAAACTATTATCACCTCGGGGATATTGCAGACGATATAGATGGGCCGTTCCTGGCCCGTGATGGGATATCGGAAGTGCGGCAAGCTCTTTCTGAAGGGTCCTTGAACAAGATCGACAATGCCGATCAGCTTCGTATCGGTCCACCTATTTCTCAACCTGGGGCCTTAGTGTGTATCGGGCAGAACTATGCTGCTCATGCCGCCGAGAGCGGGGATCTGCCTCCAGAGGAACCCATTATCTTTTTCAAACACCCGAATACGATAATCGGACCCTTTGATGATGTTATCATCCCTCCCGGCGCGGAGAAGGTCGACTGGGAAGTTGAACTAGCAATAGTAATGGGCAGTCACGCGTCCTACCTTGCCAGCCATGAAGAAGCACTGGAGTGCATTGCTGGTTTCACTATCAGTAATGATGTCTCCGAGCGGGATTATCAAATCGCTCATTCTGGAGGGCAGTGGTCGAAGGGAAAGTGTTGCCCTACTTTCAATCCCCTGGGCCCAGCCCTTGTGCCGTTAGAAGATCTGGCGGACCCTCAGGCACTCCGGCTTAGCTCACAAGTTAACGGTGAGGTCAGACAGGACTCGACAACTGCAGACATGATTTTCAGTGTGGCAGAAATCGTGCGCCATCTATCGCATTACATGGCTTTGGAGCCCGGTGACATCATCAATACTGGCACTCCTGAGGGAGTTGCTTTGTCCGGGCGATTCCCCTACCTCAGAAATGGGGATTCAATGACTATGCGCATTGAAGGTTTGGGGGAACAGCGCCAGAAACTGGTTGATTACTCAGAGGCTTTCGCTCTCAACGCTGTTTAA
- a CDS encoding fumarylacetoacetate hydrolase family protein, with amino-acid sequence MNSDYSSQQHPAVADVLPDDYDHALLIGRIWDPNTEGPRPVVFDKGQLVDLFPYAHTVSELLNRDDPAALISQAISERKRVWDLADILQETGGDNEGSATLLAPLDLQVIKACGVTFVDSMIERVIEERCAGDFAQAQRIRSQVLEGIGGNLIHLRPGSEDAARVKEVLIQEGLWSQYLEVGIGPDPEVFTKAPVLSAVGYGAQVGIPGFSSWNNPEPELVLVVNAEGTVCGCTLGNDVNLRDVEGRSALLLGMAKDNNASAAIGPFIRLFDESYTLEDAREETIELIVEGEDGYTLRGVNSVSRLSRPFEELVSATHGYHHQYPDGFALFTGTLFAPTEDRDEPGMGFTHKEEDVVHIRSSRLGRLTNTVVPTNKLAPWSFGIMDLLRYVSVYGHHEEKAYHG; translated from the coding sequence ATGAATTCTGACTATTCTTCCCAGCAGCATCCCGCCGTGGCTGATGTTCTACCTGACGACTACGACCATGCACTCTTGATCGGTCGCATCTGGGATCCCAACACTGAAGGTCCCCGCCCGGTGGTCTTTGATAAAGGTCAACTGGTGGATCTGTTTCCCTACGCTCACACGGTCTCAGAATTACTGAATAGGGATGACCCCGCAGCTTTAATTTCTCAAGCTATCAGTGAACGGAAACGAGTATGGGATCTCGCTGACATTCTTCAGGAAACTGGTGGAGATAACGAGGGTTCAGCCACGTTGCTGGCACCCTTGGATCTGCAAGTGATCAAAGCATGCGGCGTCACCTTTGTGGACAGCATGATTGAACGTGTCATTGAAGAGCGGTGCGCTGGCGATTTTGCCCAGGCACAACGCATCAGAAGTCAGGTTCTCGAAGGAATCGGGGGTAATCTGATCCATCTCAGGCCTGGATCTGAGGATGCCGCTCGAGTCAAAGAAGTGCTGATCCAAGAAGGTCTCTGGTCTCAGTATCTTGAGGTAGGAATTGGTCCAGATCCAGAAGTCTTCACAAAGGCACCTGTTCTCTCTGCTGTCGGATATGGGGCACAGGTCGGCATTCCGGGTTTTTCCTCTTGGAATAATCCGGAGCCAGAACTGGTTCTCGTCGTCAATGCGGAAGGAACTGTTTGTGGCTGCACTCTAGGTAATGATGTCAATTTGCGAGACGTGGAAGGACGTAGTGCTTTACTCCTGGGGATGGCAAAAGACAATAATGCTTCTGCTGCCATTGGCCCGTTCATCCGTCTTTTCGATGAAAGTTACACCCTCGAGGATGCTCGGGAAGAGACTATTGAACTCATCGTAGAAGGAGAAGACGGTTACACCCTCCGCGGCGTAAACAGTGTGTCGCGGCTGAGTAGACCCTTCGAAGAGCTCGTCTCTGCGACACATGGATACCACCATCAGTACCCTGACGGCTTCGCTTTGTTCACCGGCACCCTCTTTGCCCCAACTGAAGACCGGGACGAACCAGGAATGGGGTTCACGCACAAGGAAGAAGACGTAGTACATATCCGGAGTTCACGTTTGGGTCGTTTGACTAACACTGTCGTTCCTACGAACAAACTGGCACCATGGTCTTTTGGAATTATGGATCTATTACGCTACGTATCTGTTTACGGACACCATGAAGAAAAGGCGTATCACGGATGA
- a CDS encoding abortive infection family protein, which produces MDLVSLNIRGAVLALSPYVTPVDAYMSWARHGFFHPEYNNPATIMQNPGFHHSLEIFSALSQNVKWNDQDQATRGLRALSQFARKADWGDYDDEREFNRILDDIRIACEEDGFEFTEDPRTITHGHAIALDELNLDGLSTTDGIYRKIKQINRALVRDKDNLEVIGFSKDLMEATASAVLQERGQSVESVRNMNAAERCSRAMAELGITSDNGSGKIAEGLTLTRKALNKIVEGASEMRRKDTDEGHGMAGVRVVSDSQAKLAISSALLWCHYILDKFYEESSAPF; this is translated from the coding sequence GTGGACCTAGTAAGCTTAAACATTCGAGGCGCTGTTCTGGCGCTCTCCCCGTATGTAACACCGGTCGATGCCTATATGAGCTGGGCCCGACACGGATTCTTCCATCCGGAGTACAATAATCCAGCGACAATCATGCAAAATCCTGGATTCCACCACTCGCTGGAGATTTTTTCTGCCTTATCTCAGAACGTTAAATGGAATGATCAGGACCAGGCCACACGAGGGCTGAGAGCACTGTCCCAATTTGCTCGGAAGGCTGACTGGGGTGACTATGACGATGAACGTGAATTCAACCGGATCCTCGACGATATTCGCATCGCGTGCGAGGAGGACGGGTTTGAGTTTACCGAGGATCCACGCACGATAACCCACGGTCACGCGATTGCACTGGACGAACTAAATCTCGATGGCCTGTCAACCACGGACGGCATATACCGCAAGATAAAGCAGATCAACAGGGCGCTAGTTCGGGATAAAGACAATCTTGAGGTAATCGGTTTCTCTAAAGACCTAATGGAGGCAACTGCTAGCGCAGTCCTGCAAGAACGAGGTCAGTCGGTAGAGTCGGTAAGAAATATGAATGCTGCCGAGCGCTGCAGTAGGGCAATGGCTGAGCTGGGTATTACCTCTGATAATGGTTCAGGGAAAATTGCAGAGGGCCTTACTCTCACTCGAAAGGCCCTGAATAAGATTGTCGAAGGCGCCTCAGAGATGCGACGCAAGGATACCGATGAGGGGCATGGCATGGCGGGAGTACGTGTGGTCAGTGACAGTCAGGCCAAGTTGGCGATATCGTCTGCGCTGCTCTGGTGCCATTACATTCTCGACAAGTTCTATGAGGAAAGTTCTGCTCCTTTCTAG